Proteins co-encoded in one Candidatus Thiodictyon syntrophicum genomic window:
- a CDS encoding aminoglycoside phosphotransferase family protein has product MSERHDLLRQWLVAVLGRDDFTLEAASADASFRRYWRARYPGHTLVLMDAPPAQEDCGRFVDLARRLRAIGLHTPEIFAEDRARGFLALSDLGDRLYLAELDAQNADRLYADALAALAVIQARGPQEGLPVYDAPFLLRELEICREWFLGRHLGLALSPGDQADWDGACESLVAAALEQPRVCVHRDYHSRNLMITQAPGPGILDFQDAVVGPVTYDLVSLLKDCYIQWPAARVTGWALGYLDGAVASGLLPALDPDRFMRWFDLMGAQRHLKACGIFARLHHRDGKPGYLNDIPRTLGYVREVAARYPELADLDRLLTGRVVPVL; this is encoded by the coding sequence TTGAGCGAACGGCACGACTTGTTGAGACAATGGCTGGTCGCGGTCCTGGGCCGGGACGACTTCACGCTGGAAGCGGCCAGCGCCGATGCGAGCTTTCGCCGCTACTGGCGGGCGCGTTACCCGGGCCACACCCTGGTCCTGATGGACGCCCCGCCGGCCCAGGAGGATTGCGGCCGTTTCGTGGACCTGGCGCGGCGCCTGCGTGCCATCGGTCTGCACACCCCCGAGATCTTTGCCGAGGACCGGGCCCGCGGCTTCCTTGCCCTCTCGGACCTGGGCGACCGACTCTACCTGGCGGAACTCGACGCCCAGAACGCCGACCGGCTCTACGCCGACGCGCTCGCCGCCCTGGCGGTCATCCAGGCGCGCGGCCCCCAAGAGGGCCTGCCGGTCTATGACGCGCCCTTCCTGCTGCGCGAGCTTGAGATCTGCCGCGAATGGTTTCTCGGCCGCCACCTGGGGCTCGCACTCTCACCGGGAGACCAGGCCGACTGGGACGGGGCCTGTGAATCCCTGGTCGCCGCCGCCCTGGAACAGCCCCGGGTCTGCGTCCATCGCGACTATCACTCCCGCAACCTGATGATCACGCAGGCGCCGGGCCCGGGCATCCTCGACTTCCAGGACGCCGTGGTCGGACCCGTCACCTATGACTTGGTGTCCCTGCTCAAGGACTGCTACATCCAGTGGCCCGCCGCCCGGGTCACCGGCTGGGCCCTGGGCTATCTGGACGGCGCCGTCGCCTCCGGCCTGCTCCCGGCGCTGGACCCCGACCGGTTCATGCGCTGGTTCGACCTCATGGGCGCCCAACGGCACCTGAAGGCCTGCGGTATCTTCGCGCGCCTGCATCACCGCGACGGCAAACCCGGCTACCTGAACGATATCCCGCGCACCCTGGGCTATGTCCGGGAGGTCGCCGCCCGCTACCCGGAGCTGGCCGACCTCGACCGGCTGCTGACCGGGCGGGTGGTTCCGGTGCTGTAG
- a CDS encoding VIT1/CCC1 transporter family protein, translated as MRPKHREHHRTARIAWLRAAVLGANDGIVSTGSLLLGVAAAHAAPETLLATGIAGLVAGAMSMAAGEYVSVHSQADSEAAELEQERRELAADRGGEDRELAAIYVGRGLEPALAKQVAEQLMAHDALGAHARDELGITDTFSARPIQAALASAASFAVGAAQPLLVTVLAPGAYLIPALAGTSLVFLAVLGALAARAGGAGMAVGALRVTFWGALAMAVTAGVGALWGTTVA; from the coding sequence ATGCGGCCGAAGCATCGGGAGCACCACCGCACCGCACGTATCGCCTGGCTGCGCGCCGCGGTCCTGGGTGCCAACGACGGGATCGTCTCCACCGGCAGCCTGTTGCTGGGGGTGGCCGCCGCCCATGCGGCCCCGGAAACCCTGCTCGCCACCGGGATCGCGGGCCTGGTGGCCGGGGCCATGTCCATGGCGGCCGGGGAGTACGTCTCGGTGCACTCGCAGGCCGACAGCGAGGCGGCCGAACTGGAACAGGAGCGCCGGGAACTCGCCGCCGACCGCGGCGGCGAGGACCGCGAACTCGCGGCTATCTATGTCGGGCGCGGGCTTGAGCCGGCCCTGGCAAAACAGGTGGCGGAACAGCTCATGGCGCATGACGCACTGGGGGCCCACGCCCGGGACGAACTCGGCATCACCGACACCTTCAGCGCCCGCCCGATCCAGGCCGCCCTGGCGTCCGCCGCGAGCTTTGCGGTCGGCGCGGCCCAGCCGCTCCTGGTCACCGTGCTTGCGCCCGGCGCCTACCTGATCCCCGCGCTGGCCGGTACCTCGCTCGTCTTCCTCGCGGTGCTGGGCGCCTTGGCCGCCCGCGCCGGCGGGGCCGGGATGGCGGTCGGCGCCCTGCGCGTCACCTTTTGGGGGGCCCTGGCGATGGCGGTCACGGCCGGGGTCGGCGCGCTCTGGGGGACGACGGTGGCCTGA
- a CDS encoding monovalent cation:proton antiporter-2 (CPA2) family protein: protein MDGIWFIAFVYLAAAVLAVPVANRLGLGSVLGYLIAGILIGPGLGLGLVGRETQDVQQVAEFGVVMMLFLVGLELEPQRLWEMRLRLLGLGGLQVGLTALLIAAGAVALGRYWGLALAIGLVFAMSSTAIVLQTLSEKGLTKTEGGRACFAVLLFQDIAVIAVLALIPLLARPGGWRDAAGHAAAGAAPAAHGTATLVAGLPDWGYALVVLGAIAAVVLGGHYLSRPLFRFIADSRLREVFTASALLLVIGTALLMTLVGLSPALGAFLAGVVLANSEFRHELQSAIEPFKGLLMGIFFITVGAGIDFGILFADYATVLGLTFGVMGLKAAVLLGLARLFRLPAGDGWLVALSLAQAGEFGFVLLAFCVQNAVIPTALARTLSLVVALSMLLTPALFILYERLIAPRLRTDADEPAPDTIDEQGAVVIAGIGRFGQVVNSLLVAAGVRTVVLDHRAEQIDLLRKLDIKSYYGDASRPDLLHAAGIAQARLFIVAIDDQDRAVEMVEYVRRTYPQVRILARAYDVGHMYLLKKAGADVALREVYHGSLSLGAAALRRLGFHPYKVERMTRAFRRHQSEGLDGMYDLWDQDPDIARNLALQAHIRAYVGSLQDALNADRRDLHDRTERGWTPPPKGFAQELDDEA from the coding sequence ATGGACGGTATCTGGTTCATCGCCTTCGTCTATCTCGCCGCCGCGGTGCTGGCGGTCCCGGTGGCCAACCGGCTGGGGCTGGGCTCGGTGCTGGGCTATCTGATCGCCGGCATCCTGATCGGTCCCGGGCTGGGCCTGGGTCTGGTGGGTCGGGAGACCCAGGACGTGCAGCAGGTCGCCGAGTTCGGGGTGGTGATGATGCTGTTTCTGGTGGGCCTGGAACTGGAGCCCCAGCGCCTGTGGGAGATGCGGCTGCGCTTGCTGGGGCTCGGCGGTCTCCAGGTCGGCCTGACCGCGCTCCTGATCGCCGCGGGCGCCGTGGCGCTGGGGCGCTACTGGGGCCTGGCGCTGGCCATTGGGCTGGTCTTCGCCATGTCGTCCACCGCCATCGTCCTCCAGACCTTGAGCGAAAAGGGCCTGACCAAGACCGAAGGCGGGCGCGCGTGCTTTGCCGTCCTGCTGTTCCAGGATATCGCGGTCATCGCCGTACTGGCCCTGATCCCGCTGCTGGCCCGGCCGGGCGGCTGGCGGGACGCCGCCGGCCACGCGGCCGCGGGGGCGGCGCCGGCCGCCCACGGTACCGCCACGCTGGTGGCCGGCCTGCCGGACTGGGGCTATGCCCTGGTGGTGCTGGGGGCGATCGCGGCCGTGGTGCTCGGCGGTCACTACCTGTCGCGGCCCCTGTTCCGTTTCATCGCCGACTCGCGGCTGCGCGAGGTCTTCACCGCCAGCGCCCTGCTGCTGGTCATCGGTACCGCGCTCCTGATGACGCTGGTGGGCCTCTCACCGGCGCTCGGCGCCTTCCTGGCCGGGGTGGTGCTGGCCAACAGCGAGTTCCGCCACGAACTGCAATCCGCCATCGAGCCCTTCAAGGGCCTGCTGATGGGGATCTTCTTCATCACCGTCGGGGCCGGGATCGATTTCGGCATCCTGTTCGCCGACTATGCCACCGTGCTCGGCCTGACGTTCGGGGTCATGGGGCTCAAGGCGGCGGTGCTGCTGGGACTGGCGCGGCTGTTCCGGCTGCCGGCGGGGGACGGCTGGCTGGTGGCCCTGAGCCTGGCCCAGGCCGGTGAGTTCGGCTTCGTGCTCCTGGCCTTCTGCGTGCAGAACGCCGTGATCCCGACGGCGCTCGCGCGGACCCTGTCGCTGGTGGTGGCGCTGTCCATGCTCCTGACCCCGGCGCTCTTCATCCTCTACGAGCGCCTGATCGCCCCGCGGCTGCGCACCGACGCAGACGAGCCGGCGCCGGACACCATCGATGAGCAGGGGGCGGTGGTCATCGCCGGGATCGGCCGCTTCGGCCAGGTCGTCAACAGCCTGCTGGTGGCGGCCGGGGTGCGCACCGTGGTACTGGACCACCGGGCCGAGCAGATCGACCTGCTGCGCAAGCTCGACATCAAGAGCTATTACGGGGACGCCTCCCGCCCGGACCTGCTGCACGCGGCCGGGATCGCGCAGGCGCGGCTCTTCATCGTCGCCATCGACGACCAGGACCGGGCGGTGGAGATGGTCGAGTATGTCCGGCGGACCTATCCGCAGGTCCGCATCCTGGCCCGTGCCTATGACGTCGGGCACATGTATCTGCTCAAGAAGGCGGGGGCCGACGTGGCGCTGCGGGAGGTCTACCATGGTTCTCTCAGCCTGGGCGCCGCGGCCCTGCGGCGGCTGGGGTTCCACCCCTACAAGGTGGAGCGGATGACCCGGGCCTTCCGCCGCCATCAGTCCGAGGGCCTGGACGGCATGTACGACCTGTGGGACCAGGACCCGGACATCGCCCGCAATCTGGCCCTGCAGGCACACATCCGCGCCTATGTCGGCTCGCTGCAGGACGCCCTGAACGCCGACCGCCGGGACCTGCACGACCGCACCGAGCGGGGCTGGACCCCGCCGCCCAAGGGCTTCGCCCAGGAGTTGGACGACGAGGCCTGA
- a CDS encoding NAD(P)H-dependent oxidoreductase has product MPSQAPVLSRGDGALAGRRILILFAHPSLDRSEANRPLAAATASLEGVTLVDLYAEYPTFEINVDREQARLLSHEVICFMHPLYWYSTPAILKEWQDLVLEHGFAYGIGAGALNGKLFFNALTAGGPEAAYCAAGYNHFTIRELLHPLEQMARLCGMVYLPPFALFGARTAVDEGRMPGHVADWVRVLTALREDRLDLAAAVSRTTLNADLATLLRGA; this is encoded by the coding sequence ATGCCGTCGCAGGCGCCGGTTTTATCCAGGGGGGACGGGGCGCTCGCCGGGCGCCGCATCCTGATCCTGTTCGCCCATCCGTCGCTGGATCGCTCCGAGGCCAATCGGCCCCTGGCCGCGGCGACCGCCTCGCTGGAGGGGGTGACCCTGGTGGACCTCTATGCCGAGTACCCGACCTTCGAGATCAACGTGGATCGGGAACAGGCGCGTCTGTTGAGCCATGAGGTCATCTGCTTCATGCACCCGCTCTACTGGTACTCGACCCCGGCCATCCTGAAGGAGTGGCAGGACCTGGTCCTGGAACACGGCTTTGCCTACGGTATCGGGGCCGGCGCCCTGAATGGCAAGCTGTTTTTCAATGCCCTGACCGCCGGCGGTCCGGAGGCCGCCTACTGCGCCGCCGGCTACAACCACTTCACCATCCGCGAACTGCTCCACCCCCTGGAGCAGATGGCGCGCCTGTGCGGCATGGTCTACCTGCCGCCCTTTGCACTCTTCGGTGCCCGCACCGCGGTCGATGAGGGGCGGATGCCGGGCCATGTGGCCGACTGGGTGCGGGTGCTCACCGCCCTGCGTGAGGATCGGCTCGACCTGGCGGCGGCGGTCTCCCGGACCACGCTCAACGCGGACCTGGCGACGCTGCTGCGGGGTGCCTGA
- a CDS encoding Uma2 family endonuclease, with product MSNRQSNPEQGPFRADQLRDGDRYELTNGHPIYCAPSGRDHAGPNATGAALLDSDPDVQWTGVDAGYSPDPGTLRAPDVSVAGLTGVPGGDGGWIPEAPPLALEYAARGQDEADLRTKIVDLLAHGTRLVWVVRLIGPRRVEVHAPGQPMQTRGVGEQLLAPGILRNPVPVAALFDRAAAQDLILRNLLQRRGYADLDAIHKAGREEGWEEGRKEGRKEGLEEGREEGREEGLADAILTLLAARGLAVDDTTRERLRSTRDPERLRAWLLAAARADTLAGLFDA from the coding sequence ATGAGCAACCGACAATCGAACCCTGAACAGGGTCCCTTCCGCGCCGATCAACTGCGCGACGGCGACCGTTACGAGCTGACCAATGGCCACCCGATCTACTGCGCCCCGTCCGGGCGCGACCACGCGGGCCCGAACGCGACCGGTGCCGCGCTGCTCGACAGCGACCCGGACGTGCAGTGGACCGGGGTCGATGCCGGCTATTCCCCGGACCCCGGGACCCTGCGCGCACCCGATGTGTCGGTCGCGGGCCTCACGGGGGTACCGGGCGGGGACGGCGGCTGGATCCCCGAGGCCCCGCCGCTCGCCCTGGAATACGCCGCCCGCGGACAGGATGAGGCGGACCTGCGGACCAAGATCGTCGACCTGCTCGCCCACGGCACCCGCCTGGTGTGGGTGGTGCGCCTGATCGGCCCGCGCCGGGTCGAGGTCCATGCCCCGGGGCAGCCGATGCAGACCCGCGGGGTGGGGGAGCAGCTCTTGGCCCCGGGTATCCTGCGCAATCCGGTCCCGGTCGCCGCCCTGTTCGATCGTGCCGCCGCCCAGGACCTTATCCTGCGCAACCTCTTGCAGCGCCGAGGCTATGCGGACCTGGACGCTATCCATAAGGCAGGGCGGGAGGAAGGATGGGAGGAGGGAAGGAAGGAGGGACGGAAGGAGGGACTGGAAGAAGGACGGGAGGAAGGACGGGAGGAAGGTCTGGCCGACGCAATCCTGACCCTCCTCGCCGCCCGCGGCTTGGCGGTCGACGACACCACCCGCGAGCGCCTGCGCAGCACCCGCGACCCCGAGCGCCTGCGCGCCTGGCTGCTCGCCGCAGCCCGGGCCGACACCCTGGCCGGGCTGTTCGACGCCTGA
- a CDS encoding TerD family protein has translation MNLSLSRTYPGVERLRIGLGWNERTAAGDAIELDGIVFMTTDNAKVRGDEDLIFYNQVASACRSVSFDGKQGPGEAFSVSLDLVPTAIQHLVIGVTIYEDDARRQDFGQVRGASVCLTDMKTGVELVRFDLPDDQGTETAMILGEIYRRGGEWKFRAVGQGFAGGLRALCGHFGVSVA, from the coding sequence ATGAATCTGTCCCTGTCCAGGACCTACCCCGGTGTCGAGCGCCTACGGATCGGCCTGGGATGGAATGAGCGGACGGCGGCGGGCGACGCGATCGAACTGGATGGCATCGTCTTTATGACGACGGACAACGCTAAGGTGCGGGGCGACGAGGATTTGATCTTTTACAATCAGGTGGCCTCGGCGTGCCGGTCCGTTTCATTTGACGGCAAACAAGGGCCGGGCGAGGCGTTTTCGGTCAGTCTAGACCTGGTCCCGACGGCGATCCAGCACCTGGTGATCGGCGTCACCATTTATGAGGATGATGCGCGTCGACAGGATTTCGGCCAGGTCCGCGGGGCCTCTGTGTGTCTCACGGACATGAAGACCGGGGTGGAGCTTGTGCGCTTTGACCTTCCGGATGATCAGGGCACCGAGACGGCGATGATCCTCGGGGAGATCTACAGGCGCGGCGGCGAATGGAAGTTCAGGGCCGTGGGACAGGGTTTCGCGGGTGGGTTGCGGGCCCTCTGCGGTCATTTCGGCGTCAGCGTGGCGTGA
- a CDS encoding tubulin-like doman-containing protein: MAEQENVARARRAEQIVKLRPTLYIGVGGTGMEVILRVRRRILTAVWGPPQHPMRISTLAEFPVAQFIHFDLDHGALVESGKSQRTDPLADAVKLSDEDRLVEAFEIERYSRSDDDLAKYPYIENWSPLTPKKIREMGIDPAKGAGQIRAIARLYFFDKYSKIKDKIRTKLVWLKSGLSNDAQLKALGLDLDQSKFRIIVIGSVAGGTGAGSFLDMGWLAKWIARDTVSAADVEMMVFLPTGYQSANKERTEANGYASFMELETCMRGGSRFVTRWDAYDRPELSVKPYDEVYLIDSGNLAQLHTSNQKDIYDMVADALFEDFASIDFANKKRSVAVNQRQHKILPFTPPVPGGRYGDMRLSYFQGYSAFGQSVLDTQRGVRRDMRAYHWTAEMLKAFFGVAMADLGARRATDKQRDDFMAQYIQLVPRAFTDFPEISDPRAKLNRGEFTDYQMTETLLTDRQGSLIDGMLQKVAASIERIASANKKDDWGSCIREAVKQLEHDVVRDQDSTADTTEDRVTHDAAQLFKETTQRIRDQLYVYLDNKDYGGLEYVLSLVEQIKDRLENPGTGLIAALADNARRYGELRDVVRSCEYDRLLTNLEQTKGSGLFGFGNKEEQARLILNQIKQEISNFLKFHLRATAASHASALLKRISQWLGERQGIDERGDASWSGLVGEFQAGRTSVLAMIDSVEGKVELLLEDTRKDHATYILVDTPEENAPLPPMRELRSWADEVFIDIGGSRTLFPMLAEPKERERLIGLLRVKAEQQIAALSHQLPDESDPLLLALEAMRPIERQRRFAELITRAMPWIDASWGKDFEPKPDQFKCYIGVANAADYEQRFREELVSQVPAGVGISPQQVAFVDTGVPGRAVCYCELSGIPLTTLRGMEAWRTSYRKESEKIPLHTHRDSTQFTHPLAPSTTELNRLADDFYQYLLGVMLGVVVRDTRTETVPPGQYVFSVSRGDSRRIGNERAFRLNGLPETYREQIIGDVNDRLGGLDGVQLACLAVLSDYYAKEVYTPCLVADEMGSQRPVKGFPAAIAEELGRDLREKARRKGVSDADSAGYQRQALGKIDAWSLTVENSNADAYAWEVQESEQPRMKRVVLPVFFEAGGLVGLLGPAAQSATSVVTGATASPGPATAPTPPAFASSLPPPLGVLPVVPQYLYFVVLNGQQQGPYPFLQLQQLLAARQLEFATLAWREGLAGWLPIGQIPELATLPTVTPPPVPATPPPIPGAVPGPVTPLDAPPGT, from the coding sequence ATGGCAGAGCAAGAGAATGTGGCGCGCGCCAGACGGGCGGAGCAAATCGTCAAACTGCGCCCGACGCTGTATATCGGGGTGGGCGGGACGGGCATGGAGGTCATCTTGCGGGTGCGCCGCCGGATCCTCACCGCGGTCTGGGGACCACCACAGCATCCGATGCGCATTTCGACCCTGGCGGAATTTCCGGTCGCCCAATTCATCCATTTCGATCTCGACCACGGCGCCTTGGTCGAGTCGGGCAAGTCGCAGCGGACCGATCCACTCGCCGACGCCGTCAAGCTGTCCGACGAGGACCGGCTGGTGGAGGCGTTCGAGATCGAGCGCTACAGTCGCAGCGATGACGACTTGGCGAAGTATCCCTATATCGAGAATTGGTCCCCGCTCACGCCCAAGAAGATCCGTGAGATGGGCATCGATCCCGCCAAGGGCGCCGGTCAGATTCGCGCCATTGCGCGACTCTATTTCTTCGATAAGTATTCAAAGATAAAGGACAAGATCCGCACCAAGCTGGTGTGGCTGAAGAGCGGCCTGTCCAACGACGCGCAACTCAAGGCCCTGGGGCTCGATCTGGATCAGAGCAAGTTCCGCATCATCGTCATCGGGTCAGTGGCCGGGGGCACCGGCGCCGGCTCCTTTCTGGATATGGGCTGGCTGGCCAAATGGATTGCCAGAGACACCGTGAGCGCGGCGGATGTCGAAATGATGGTGTTCCTGCCGACCGGCTATCAAAGCGCCAACAAGGAGCGTACGGAGGCCAATGGCTATGCCTCGTTCATGGAACTGGAGACCTGTATGCGGGGCGGTTCGCGTTTCGTCACGCGCTGGGATGCCTATGACCGCCCGGAGCTGAGCGTCAAGCCCTACGACGAGGTGTATCTGATCGACTCGGGCAATCTCGCGCAGTTGCATACCAGCAACCAGAAGGACATTTATGACATGGTGGCGGACGCGCTGTTCGAGGATTTCGCCTCGATCGATTTCGCCAACAAGAAGCGCTCCGTTGCGGTCAATCAGCGCCAGCACAAGATCCTTCCCTTTACCCCGCCCGTACCCGGCGGCCGTTATGGCGACATGCGGCTGTCTTATTTCCAGGGTTATTCCGCCTTCGGGCAGTCGGTATTGGATACCCAGCGCGGCGTCCGGCGCGACATGCGCGCCTACCACTGGACGGCGGAGATGCTCAAGGCGTTTTTCGGCGTCGCCATGGCGGACCTGGGCGCGCGGCGGGCGACCGACAAGCAACGCGACGATTTCATGGCGCAGTATATTCAACTGGTGCCGCGGGCATTCACCGATTTTCCCGAGATCAGCGACCCCCGGGCCAAGCTCAACCGGGGGGAATTTACCGATTATCAGATGACCGAAACCCTGCTGACCGATCGGCAGGGATCATTGATCGATGGGATGCTGCAGAAGGTCGCCGCGAGTATCGAGCGGATCGCCTCCGCCAACAAGAAGGATGACTGGGGCTCGTGCATCAGGGAGGCGGTGAAGCAACTGGAACATGACGTGGTTCGCGACCAGGACTCGACCGCGGATACCACGGAGGATCGCGTCACCCATGACGCGGCGCAGTTGTTCAAGGAAACGACGCAGAGGATTCGCGACCAGCTCTATGTCTATCTCGACAACAAAGACTATGGCGGGCTGGAATACGTGCTGTCGTTGGTCGAGCAGATCAAGGATCGCCTGGAGAATCCCGGCACCGGCCTGATCGCGGCCTTGGCCGACAATGCCCGGCGCTATGGTGAGCTGCGCGACGTGGTCCGCAGTTGCGAATACGATCGCCTCTTGACCAACCTGGAGCAGACCAAGGGCAGCGGGCTGTTCGGCTTCGGCAACAAGGAGGAGCAGGCGCGCCTGATCCTGAACCAAATCAAGCAGGAGATCTCTAATTTCCTGAAATTTCATCTGCGCGCAACGGCTGCCTCGCACGCCTCGGCACTGTTGAAGAGGATTTCGCAGTGGTTGGGCGAGCGCCAGGGTATCGATGAGCGCGGTGATGCCTCCTGGAGCGGGCTGGTCGGAGAGTTCCAGGCTGGCCGAACCTCCGTGCTGGCCATGATCGACTCGGTCGAAGGCAAGGTGGAGCTCTTGCTCGAGGATACCCGCAAGGATCATGCGACCTATATCCTCGTCGACACGCCGGAAGAAAATGCGCCCTTGCCGCCGATGCGGGAATTGCGCTCATGGGCCGATGAGGTCTTCATCGATATCGGCGGCTCCCGGACCCTGTTTCCGATGCTCGCGGAGCCGAAAGAGCGTGAACGATTGATTGGTCTGTTGCGGGTCAAGGCGGAACAGCAGATCGCCGCGCTGTCACATCAGTTGCCCGACGAGAGCGATCCGCTCCTGCTCGCGCTCGAGGCCATGCGTCCGATCGAGCGGCAACGGCGGTTCGCGGAGTTGATCACCCGCGCGATGCCCTGGATCGATGCAAGCTGGGGAAAGGACTTCGAGCCTAAACCGGATCAGTTTAAGTGCTATATCGGGGTAGCCAACGCGGCCGACTACGAGCAGCGCTTCCGGGAGGAACTGGTGTCGCAGGTGCCCGCCGGCGTAGGGATTTCACCGCAGCAGGTGGCCTTTGTCGATACCGGCGTCCCCGGCCGCGCCGTCTGCTATTGTGAGTTGTCCGGGATACCTTTGACCACCCTGCGCGGTATGGAGGCGTGGCGGACCAGCTATCGCAAGGAGTCGGAGAAGATCCCGCTCCACACCCACCGCGACTCCACCCAGTTCACCCATCCCCTGGCCCCGTCGACGACCGAGCTCAATCGCTTGGCCGACGACTTTTATCAGTATTTGCTGGGGGTCATGCTCGGGGTCGTGGTCCGGGACACCAGGACGGAGACGGTTCCGCCCGGGCAGTATGTCTTTTCCGTCAGCCGGGGTGACAGTCGGCGTATCGGCAATGAACGGGCATTCCGCTTGAATGGTTTGCCGGAAACCTATCGTGAACAGATCATCGGCGATGTCAATGACAGGCTCGGCGGTCTCGATGGCGTGCAGTTAGCGTGTCTGGCCGTCCTGTCGGACTATTACGCAAAGGAAGTCTACACGCCCTGCCTGGTGGCGGATGAAATGGGCAGTCAAAGGCCCGTGAAGGGCTTTCCGGCCGCCATCGCGGAGGAGTTGGGGCGGGATCTACGTGAGAAGGCACGGCGTAAGGGGGTGAGCGACGCGGATAGCGCGGGGTACCAGCGGCAGGCGCTTGGCAAGATCGATGCGTGGAGCCTTACCGTCGAGAACTCCAACGCGGACGCCTATGCTTGGGAGGTTCAGGAAAGTGAGCAACCGCGGATGAAGCGCGTCGTGCTCCCGGTCTTTTTCGAGGCCGGGGGATTGGTCGGCCTGTTGGGGCCTGCGGCACAATCGGCGACCAGCGTGGTGACTGGAGCAACGGCCTCGCCTGGACCAGCTACCGCGCCGACCCCGCCGGCCTTTGCTTCTTCGTTGCCGCCGCCGCTTGGCGTACTCCCCGTGGTACCGCAGTACCTGTATTTCGTCGTGCTCAATGGTCAGCAGCAGGGTCCCTATCCCTTTCTCCAGTTGCAGCAGTTGCTCGCGGCCCGGCAACTGGAGTTTGCGACGCTTGCCTGGCGTGAAGGCCTCGCGGGATGGCTGCCGATCGGGCAGATTCCCGAGCTTGCCACCCTGCCGACGGTCACCCCGCCGCCGGTTCCGGCCACCCCACCGCCGATTCCCGGGGCGGTCCCGGGGCCGGTGACGCCGCTGGATGCACCACCGGGGACCTGA